From Rhodopseudomonas palustris:
TGGCCAAGGGGCTCACGCGGGCGTGGAACGACACCGATGGCGACGGCCGGGTTTCCCGCGCCGAGTTTCTCGATGGCGGCGAAACCTGGCTGAAGGCGCTCGACAAGGACGGCGACGGTCGCGTGACGATCAAGGACCTGTCGTAGAGGGAACGTCGGCGACCGGGGCGGGGATGGTCGCGGCCTTCGTCGTTCGTCGTCCCGGATAGGCCGATGCTACTATTGCGGCTGCGATGATCGGCGGAATCGACGCGTCGTCACGACGCGGAGCGGTGTCCACTCCATCCGGAATCCGTCTGTATGTGGAGCCTCTGACCGGTGAGGTCGAGAATGCGCGCCTCCACGCCATGAGATTCATGGACGATGCGCCGGATGACCGGCAGCGGCAGCAGGCTGAAGCCCGTCGACAGCGCGTCCGCTTCGGTCGCCGTCGGCGCGATCACGCTGACAGAACCGTACAAGCGCGGGCTGCGGCCGGTCCGCGGGTCGAGCAGATGGGTGAAGCGGCCTGCCGGATCGAACCGGAAGCCGGCGCCCGCAGAGGTCGCCACGGCTCGGTCGGCGATTTCCACGATCTCGCCGGATCGGCCGGGCTGGTCCGGATCGGCGAGGCCGACACGCCACGGCGTGCCGTCCGGCCGTCCGCCGATCGCGCGGATTTCGCCCATATCCACAAGCGTCGTCGACAGCCCTGCGTTCCGGAGCAATTCGACGACGCGGTCGGTCGCATAGCCTTGCGCGATGCCGTTCAACGTGATGGCGGCGCCGCGCTCGAGCAACACGATGCGGTCCGGCGTGACGCGCAGACCATCGCGTCCGACCGTCTCCAGCGCCTGTTCGAGTTTCGCCGGAGACGGACCTGCGGGATCGGGCCGGTCGGACGAGAAGTGCCGCTGATACAGGCGCCACAACGGTTGCACCGTCGGATCGAACGCCCCGCCGGTCCGCTCGGCATAGCCGAGCGAGGCTTGCAGCAGAACCACCATGTCGGGATCGGGCGCAATCAGTATGCCGCTGCGGTTGAGCTCGCAGATCGCGGAGTCCGGCTGATACAGGCTGAACTGCCGCTCCAGCCGCCGCACTTCGGCGATCGAGCGGCTGACCAGTTCGGCGGCGGCGGCGCGATCCGGATGGTGAATTTCAAT
This genomic window contains:
- a CDS encoding FAD:protein FMN transferase, which codes for MIPRSLTRRRMITIAAAAAAGSLWPGRLRAAPVSEPVRWQGSALGAQVSIEIHHPDRAAAAELVSRSIAEVRRLERQFSLYQPDSAICELNRSGILIAPDPDMVVLLQASLGYAERTGGAFDPTVQPLWRLYQRHFSSDRPDPAGPSPAKLEQALETVGRDGLRVTPDRIVLLERGAAITLNGIAQGYATDRVVELLRNAGLSTTLVDMGEIRAIGGRPDGTPWRVGLADPDQPGRSGEIVEIADRAVATSAGAGFRFDPAGRFTHLLDPRTGRSPRLYGSVSVIAPTATEADALSTGFSLLPLPVIRRIVHESHGVEARILDLTGQRLHIQTDSGWSGHRSAS